The following nucleotide sequence is from Mucilaginibacter sp. cycad4.
AATGGTTTTGAAGTGCTTAAGCGAATAACGGATTATTATCCTAAAATTAAAGTGATCATGCTTTCTACCTATAATGAAGAGCACCTGATTGAGAAAGCAAAAGCCGAAGGCGCCAATGGCTACTTGTTTAAGAATGCAGAGAAGGCCGAATTGTTGCAGGTAATGCGTTCTGTAGCTCAAGGACAACTTTGTTTTCCCTGCAAGCAGCCCGTTGTTAATTCCCAGCTTAATGAACCGGATCCTTTTTTAAAGCAATTTCAGCTTACTAAAAGAGAAATTGAGCTTTTACAATTTATAAAACAGAATTACACCAACCAGCAGATGGCCGATCATCTTCACCTGAGTATTTATACCGTTGAAACGCATCGTAAAAATATTATGCAAAAGCTTAACCTGAAAAACCCGGTTGAGCTTACCCGGTTTATAATGCAATATAATTTATAAAGGCTTATTGGTAAGTGGAATATAAATAGAAACAAGGGTGCCCCTGTTAGGCTGCGAATCAAATTCAACCTTGCCTTTTAAAAAATTTATCCGCGATCGCAGATTGTTTAGGCCCATTCCCTTAAAAATCTCAGGATTGGTTGTGTCAAAACCTATGCCATTGTCTTCAATAGTGAGGCTGATGCTTTCATTACTTCTCATAAGGGAAATGTCAACCCTGTCGGCATGAGCGTGCTTC
It contains:
- a CDS encoding response regulator transcription factor, with translation MEKLSIIIADDHTLFINGLCMLLQGETDIEVLNVAANGKEILHLLHSYSPDLVLLDINMPGINGFEVLKRITDYYPKIKVIMLSTYNEEHLIEKAKAEGANGYLFKNAEKAELLQVMRSVAQGQLCFPCKQPVVNSQLNEPDPFLKQFQLTKREIELLQFIKQNYTNQQMADHLHLSIYTVETHRKNIMQKLNLKNPVELTRFIMQYNL